In Mastomys coucha isolate ucsf_1 unplaced genomic scaffold, UCSF_Mcou_1 pScaffold20, whole genome shotgun sequence, one DNA window encodes the following:
- the Lrrc4 gene encoding leucine-rich repeat-containing protein 4 — MKLLWQVTVHHTWNAVLLPVVYLTAQVWILCAAIAAAASAGPQNCPSVCSCSNQFSKVVCTRRGLSEVPQGIPSNTRYLNLMENNIQMIQADTFRHLHHLEVLQLGRNSIRQIEVGAFNGLASLNTLELFDNWLTVIPSGAFEYLSKLRELWLRNNPIESIPSYAFNRVPSLMRLDLGELKKLEYISEGAFEGLFNLKYLNLGMCNIKDMPNLTPLVGLEELEMSGNHFPEIRPGSFHGLSSLKKLWVMNSQVSLIERNAFDGLASLVELNLAHNNLSSLPHDLFTPLRYLVELHLHHNPWNCDCDILWLAWWLREYIPTNSTCCGRCHAPMHMRGRYLVEVDQAAFQCSAPFIMDAPRDLNISEDRMAELKCRTPPMSSVKWLLPNGTVLSHASRHPRISVLNDGTLNFSRVLLIDTGVYTCMVTNVAGNSNASAYLNVSSAELNTPNFSFFTTVTVETTEISPEDITRKYKPVPTTSTGYQPAYTTSTTVLIQTTRVPKQVPVPSTDTTDKMQTSLDEVMKTTKIIIGCFVAVTLLAAAMLIVFYKLRKRHQQRSTVTAARTVEIIQVDEDIPAAAAASAAATAAPSGVSGEGAVVLPTIHDHINYNTYKPAHGAHWTENSLGNSLHPTVTTISEPYIIQTHTKDKVQETQI; from the coding sequence ATGAAGCTCTTGTGGCAGGTAACTGTGCACCACACCTGGAATGCCGTCCTGCTTCCCGTCGTCTACCTCACGGCGCAAGTGTGGATTCTGTGTGCAGCCATCGCTGCTGCCGCTTCAGCCGGGCCCCAAAACTGCCCCTCCGTCTGTTCCTGCAGTAACCAGTTCAGCAAGGTGGTGTGCACCCGCCGGGGACTCTCTGAGGTCCCGCAGGGTATTCCTTCCAACACCCGGTATCTCAACCTCATGGAAAACAACATCCAGATGATTCAGGCCGACACCTTCAGGCACCTCCATCACCTGGAGGTCCTGCAGCTGGGCAGGAACTCCATCAGGCAGATAGAGGTGGGGGCCTTCAATGGCCTCGCCAGTCTTAACACTCTGGAACTGTTTGACAACTGGCTGACGGTCATCCCCAGTGGGGCCTTTGAGTACCTGTCCAAACTGCGGGAGCTCTGGCTTCGAAACAACCCCATTGAGAGCATCCCCTCTTATGCCTTCAACCGGGTGCCCTCCCTCATGCGTCTGGACTTGGGGGAACTCAAGAAGCTGGAGTACATCTCTGAGGGGGCTTTTGAGGGGCTGTTCAACCTCAAGTACCTGAACTTGGGCATGTGCAACATTAAGGATATGCCCAATCTTACACCGCTGGTGGGGCTCGAGGAGCTTGAGATGTCTGGGAACCACTTTCCTGAGATCAGGCCTGGGTCCTTCCATGGCTTAAGCTCCCTCAAAAAACTGTGGGTGATGAACTCACAGGTCAGCCTGATTGAGCGGAATGCTTTTGACGGATTGGCTTCCCTTGTGGAACTCAACTTAGCCCACAATAACCTCTCATCTTTGCCCCATGACCTCTTCACTCCCCTGAGATACCTAGTGGAGTTGCACCTACACCACAATCCTTGGAACTGTGATTGTGATATTCTGTGGCTGGCTTGGTGGCTTCGGGAGTATATACCTACCAATTCCACCTGCTGTGGCCGCTGTCATGCTCCCATGCACATGCGAGGCCGCTACCTGGTAGAGGTGGACCAGGCCGCCTTTCAGTGCTCTGCCCCCTTCATCATGGATGCACCCCGGGACCTCAATATATCTGAGGATCGGATGGCAGAACTGAAGTGTCGGACTCCCCCTATGTCCTCTGTGAAGTGGTTGCTGCCCAATGGGACAGTGCTCAGCCACGCCTCCCGACACCCACGGATCTCTGTTCTCAATGATGGCACCTTGAACTTTTCTCGTGTGCTGCTCATAGACACTGGAGTATACACATGCATGGTGACCAATGTGGCGGGCAACTCCAATGCCTCGGCCTACCTCAATGTGAGCTCGGCCGAGCTCAACACCCCCAACTTCAGCTTCTTCACCACTGTGACAGTGGAGACCACAGAGATATCACCTGAGGACATAACGCGGAAGTACAAGCCTGTTCCCACCACATCCACTGGTTACCAGCCGGCATATACCACCTCTACCACGGTGCTCATTCAGACCACCCGTGTGCCCAAGCAGGTGCCAGTACCCTCGACAGATACTACTGACAAGATGCAGACCAGCCTGGATGAAGTCATGAAGACCACCAAGATCATCATTGGCTGCTTTGTGGCAGTGACTCTCCTAGCTGCTGCCATGTTGATTGTCTTCTATAAACTTCGCAAGCGGCATCAGCAGCGGAGTACAGTCACAGCTGCCAGGACAGTAGAGATCATCCAGGTGGATGAAGAcatcccagcagcagcagcagcgtctgcagcagcaacagcagctccATCCGGTGTATCAGGTGAGGGGGCAGTAGTGTTGCCCACAATTCATGACCATATTAACTACAACACCTACAAACCAGCACATGGGGCCCACTGGACAGAAAACAGCCTGGGGAACTCTCTGCACCCCACTGTCACCACTATCTCTGAACCTTATATAATTCAGACCCATACTAAGGACAAGGTACAGGAAACTCAAATATGA